The proteins below are encoded in one region of Triticum aestivum cultivar Chinese Spring chromosome 1B, IWGSC CS RefSeq v2.1, whole genome shotgun sequence:
- the LOC123091093 gene encoding uncharacterized protein yields the protein MVRKRKVSGDPPGTSRPPARMRVATTDDEDVYYMDPRIDAGLGRGGERTGVEVVPPPLPPLQPLPTAGVNANPAANFAQPAPGQIDYIGRRFVNGRLEMFDRVAVGQEASSPVDRASGSEETLSWSDEAEAPSSENEEELPTAAEHPQGQPQPPAVQPAVADAQAQPLPNDDRAVIAAAAPAPGTAAAEYIWCSACLLRPASVRLIPEMHICHCVPCHFAPSGRPNCPVCDG from the exons ATGGTACGGAAGCGCAAGGTCTCCGGCGACCCTCCCGGGACGTCGCGGCCACCTGCACGGATGAGGGTCGCCACAACCGACGACGAAGACGTGTATTACATGGACCCCAGGATCGATGCAG GCCTCGGGAGAGGCGGGGAGCGCACGGGGGTTGAGGTGGTGCCTCCGCCGCTGCCACCGCTGCAGCCTCTGCCGACGGCAGGAGTGAACGCCAACCCGGCAGCCAACTTTGCGCAGCCAGCGCCGGGACAGATCGACTACATCGGTCGCC GGTTCGTGAATGGCCGCTTGGAGATGTTTGATCGAGTAGCTGTCGGTCAGGAAGCGTCGTCCCCGGTTGATCGAGCATCTGGCAGCGAGGAAACGTTGTCCTGGTCTGATGAAGCAGAAGCGCCGTCGTCCGAGAACGAGGAGGAGCTCCCTACGGCGGCAGAACATCCACAGGGGCAGCCACAGCCGCCCGCTGTTCAGCCCGCAGTGGCGGATGCGCAGGCGCAGCCACTGCCCAACGATGATCGGGCCGTGATCGCAGCGGCGGCGCCCGCGCCGGGAACAGCGGCCGCCGAGTACATTTGGTGCTCAGCTTGCCTTTTACGGCCAGCGTCGGTGCGCCTCATACCGGAGATGCACATCTGCCACTGCGTGCCCTGCCACTTCGCCCCGTCCGGCAGGCCCAACTGCCCGGTTTGCGACGGTTGA